The following coding sequences are from one Streptomyces angustmyceticus window:
- a CDS encoding SDR family NAD(P)-dependent oxidoreductase: protein MNRFDGRRTLITGAGSGIGRATTHRILAEGGRVVAADIDEAGLRGTAERAAADGSAGRLETTVLDVADEASVRATVAAAVSGLGGLDVLVNAAGILRSSHTHLTGLEEFQRVISVNLTGTFLMIREALPALLAGRNPVVVNFSSTSASFAHPYMSAYAASKGGIQSMTHAIAAEYAKQGLRAVCVAPGSIDSGMTSGPVPGLPEDADTGLFDKLFPALGEGFASPDTVAGVIAMLASHDGAFITGTEIRIDGGTHM from the coding sequence ATGAACCGCTTTGACGGCCGCCGCACCCTGATCACCGGAGCCGGCTCGGGCATCGGCCGGGCCACCACCCACCGGATCCTCGCCGAGGGCGGCCGGGTGGTGGCGGCGGACATCGACGAGGCGGGTCTGCGCGGCACCGCCGAGCGCGCGGCCGCGGACGGCAGCGCCGGGCGGCTGGAGACCACGGTGCTCGACGTGGCCGACGAGGCATCGGTCCGCGCCACCGTCGCCGCCGCGGTCTCCGGTCTCGGCGGCCTCGACGTCCTGGTCAACGCGGCCGGCATCCTGCGCTCCTCGCACACCCACCTGACCGGCCTGGAGGAGTTCCAGCGGGTCATCTCGGTCAACCTGACCGGCACCTTCCTGATGATCCGGGAGGCGCTGCCCGCGCTGCTGGCGGGCCGGAACCCCGTGGTGGTCAACTTCAGCTCCACCTCCGCCTCGTTCGCGCACCCGTACATGTCGGCGTACGCGGCCAGCAAGGGCGGCATCCAGTCCATGACGCACGCCATCGCCGCCGAGTACGCCAAGCAGGGCCTGCGCGCGGTGTGCGTGGCCCCGGGCTCCATCGACAGCGGCATGACCAGCGGTCCCGTCCCCGGCCTGCCCGAAGACGCCGACACGGGCCTCTTCGACAAGCTCTTCCCGGCCCTCGGCGAGGGCTTCGCAAGCCCCGACACGGTCGCGGGCGTCATCGCGATGCTCGCCTCGCACGACGGCGCCTTCATCACCGGCACCGAGATCCGCATCGACGGCGGCACGCATATGTGA
- a CDS encoding 5-formyltetrahydrofolate cyclo-ligase, whose translation MNDEQMSTDLDREKQRVRERVWAVLDANCASHDVTTHGRIPNFVGSQEAAARLGELPAWKHAWVIKSVPDKAQLPVRALALSEGKTVFMAVPKLADPHPFYLLDPTALTIPPTEAASSRVAAGVAPKVGVDALQPVDMVVLGSVAVNRAGVRIGKGAGYSDLEFAFLTEAGLIGEHTVVVTTVHELQVLDEAMPATEHDVGVDVIVTPSEVITCRSPHRPSGLMWEHLDARKIASIPVLAARAPGH comes from the coding sequence CGGACCTGGACCGCGAGAAGCAACGAGTGCGCGAGCGCGTGTGGGCCGTCCTGGACGCCAACTGCGCCAGCCACGACGTCACCACGCACGGTCGCATCCCGAACTTCGTCGGATCACAGGAAGCAGCCGCCAGGCTCGGCGAGCTGCCCGCCTGGAAGCACGCGTGGGTGATCAAGTCCGTACCCGACAAGGCTCAGCTCCCCGTGCGCGCGCTCGCGTTGTCCGAAGGCAAGACCGTCTTCATGGCGGTGCCCAAGCTCGCCGACCCCCACCCGTTCTACCTGCTGGACCCCACGGCGCTCACGATCCCGCCAACCGAAGCCGCCTCCAGTCGGGTTGCTGCCGGCGTCGCCCCCAAAGTGGGGGTGGACGCCCTCCAGCCGGTGGACATGGTGGTGCTGGGCAGCGTCGCCGTGAATCGAGCCGGGGTGCGCATCGGCAAGGGCGCCGGCTACTCCGACCTGGAGTTCGCGTTCCTCACCGAGGCCGGGCTCATCGGCGAACACACCGTCGTCGTCACCACCGTGCACGAGCTGCAAGTCCTCGACGAGGCCATGCCGGCGACCGAGCACGACGTCGGCGTCGATGTGATCGTGACGCCAAGTGAGGTCATCACCTGCCGGTCGCCACATCGTCCCTCCGGGCTGATGTGGGAGCACCTGGACGCGCGGAAGATCGCCTCCATCCCCGTCCTGGCGGCACGAGCCCCGGGGCACTGA
- a CDS encoding TetR/AcrR family transcriptional regulator, translating into MPTAARPAALPRPSLTERRKAATQREIARTAAALFTERGAAVTADEIARAAGVALRTFYRYFRTKEEAVVPLLADGVRQWVDDLATAAPGPDAPSVREVLERTARRSLTPADEPAAEALRWTRGLLRAMPGDPALRTVWHRVHHDAEEALVPVLARLAGAPPLEVRLAAAAANTAMRIAVEEWATGDGAPDDDGPEGPAALVARCLRALTAGLPQLDGAAGDSAGPQPGPA; encoded by the coding sequence ATGCCCACCGCCGCCCGCCCCGCCGCACTCCCCCGCCCCTCGCTGACCGAGCGGCGCAAGGCCGCGACCCAGCGGGAGATCGCCCGCACCGCGGCCGCCCTGTTCACGGAGCGCGGCGCCGCCGTCACCGCCGACGAGATCGCCCGCGCCGCCGGGGTCGCGCTGCGCACCTTCTACCGCTACTTCCGCACCAAGGAGGAGGCGGTGGTACCGCTGCTCGCCGACGGGGTGCGGCAGTGGGTCGACGACCTGGCCACCGCCGCGCCCGGCCCGGACGCGCCCTCCGTGCGCGAGGTGCTGGAGCGGACGGCCCGCCGGTCACTGACGCCCGCCGACGAGCCGGCCGCCGAGGCGCTGCGCTGGACCCGCGGGCTGCTGCGGGCGATGCCGGGCGATCCGGCGCTGCGCACGGTCTGGCACCGGGTGCACCACGACGCCGAGGAGGCACTGGTGCCGGTCCTGGCGCGGCTGGCCGGCGCACCGCCGCTGGAGGTACGGCTGGCCGCGGCCGCCGCGAACACCGCGATGCGGATCGCGGTGGAGGAGTGGGCGACGGGCGACGGGGCGCCGGACGACGACGGGCCGGAGGGCCCCGCCGCGCTGGTGGCCCGGTGCCTGCGGGCGCTGACGGCCGGGCTGCCACAGCTGGACGGGGCGGCGGGGGACAGCGCCGGGCCCCAACCCGGACCCGCGTGA
- a CDS encoding subtilase-type protease inhibitor — MRYITGAVALGAALVLGTLATTAQAAAPAQPSRTGGLYAPTELVLTVGQGESRATATVQRAVTLSCMPGARGSHPNPLAACTQLRAVAGDFNAITAATSDRLCTKEWNPLVVTADGVWQGKRVSYSYTFANRCAMNIDSDTVFNF, encoded by the coding sequence ATGCGGTACATCACTGGGGCGGTCGCGCTCGGCGCGGCACTGGTCCTGGGCACACTGGCCACCACCGCTCAGGCCGCCGCACCGGCGCAGCCGTCGCGGACCGGCGGCCTGTACGCCCCGACGGAACTGGTGCTGACGGTCGGCCAGGGCGAAAGCCGTGCGACCGCCACGGTGCAGCGTGCGGTGACGCTCAGCTGTATGCCGGGAGCCAGGGGCAGCCACCCGAACCCGCTGGCCGCCTGTACCCAACTGCGTGCGGTGGCCGGCGACTTCAACGCGATAACCGCCGCCACCTCGGACCGGCTGTGCACCAAGGAGTGGAACCCCCTCGTGGTCACCGCCGACGGCGTGTGGCAGGGCAAGCGGGTCTCGTACAGCTACACCTTCGCCAACCGCTGCGCGATGAACATCGACAGCGACACGGTCTTCAACTTCTGA